Proteins encoded together in one Hymenobacter monticola window:
- a CDS encoding TonB-dependent receptor, with the protein MNNLRLRHFFLLALMLLGAHAGWSQGATTAAMSGLITDKTNAGLPGATVIAVHTPTNTQYVAPTNSDGRFNLQNMRVGGPYTVKVTFVGYKDLVREGVFLSLGQNLRFDQQLSDATTELSEVTVSGRRDPVINAGRTGAATTVQREQIERLPSLSRSFADFTRLTPQASGTGNNSFGGRNGNFNNITIDGAIFNNSFGLSGTVGGQANAQPISLDAVQEIQVNLAPYDVRQGSFTGAGINAITRSGTNDISASIYGFRRSSSLVGSKVRDLDQAFPDFSLTQLGARVGGPIIKDKLFYFLSVEGERRDDPPGTYVANRPGLPIPSPNSTTSSAAAADLDVLSNFLQSKYNYSTGPYEGYKLAQNSDKITAKIDWNINSRNTFSIKYNYLKSYRDVSPSGSGSPTVTGGRSMSTNTLPFLASYYRINNNLNSFIAELNSNFGNGISNQLQAGFTAQRDFRSSLGGSQFPFVDILYSAAGPGAVNNEFTSFGYELFSPINILNSDIYQLSDNISKTIGNHSLTLGTYNEYYKFQNGFAPDLYGRYRFNSLTDFYASAGYVINDQGVPAPRLANGLPNPDLNGTPVPLASATNNYTVRYPLNVDNGNPGLSFPLAETKAAQLGFYAQDEWNIKTNLKVTTGLRIDVPIILSDLQRNNDAASIRFRDGYQILTDRVQKTSVMFSPRIGMNWDVNNDGKTQLRGGTGIFTGRVPFVWISNQASNNGLLGGVFTGAGVAFNPTPGFLPLVNGSPINQTTLPATYNLAVTDNNFKFPQVWRTNIGVDQRLPGDVVLTLDAIFTKDLNAVYFDNVNLPNPMANAKGADTRQIYRDPLALNRAANTASPTYQVSPKIVFNDGAIVMRNTNKGYSYNLTAQLQKSFSNGISASAGYTYSDARDVAIGGSTPFSLWSARPISGDPNANTLGYSDFLRSHRVIGSVSYRKEYLGHLATTLSAFLDLGPNGRFSYVYNGDMNGDGVNTNDLMYIPRSRSEINLTNLTLFNNTPQQTIYTAEQQWTDLDNYIKQDDYLSKHRGEIAERNGAVLPWVGFVDARLLQDVFTNIGKNRNSLQFSLDVFNIGNLINRNWGVSQTQQRNSPLSFVDYDQASGQPRFNFNPIVNSRTVFPDGSTTTSVQTLNTTTRYVTTESSRYRIQLGLRYTFN; encoded by the coding sequence ATGAATAATTTACGATTACGCCACTTCTTTCTGCTGGCGCTGATGCTCCTTGGCGCGCACGCGGGCTGGAGCCAAGGCGCTACCACGGCAGCCATGAGCGGCCTGATTACGGACAAGACCAACGCGGGCCTGCCCGGCGCTACGGTGATTGCCGTGCATACGCCCACCAACACGCAGTATGTGGCCCCGACGAACTCCGACGGCCGCTTCAACCTGCAGAACATGCGCGTGGGCGGTCCTTACACGGTGAAAGTGACTTTCGTGGGCTATAAGGACCTGGTGCGCGAAGGCGTGTTCCTGAGCCTGGGCCAGAACCTGCGCTTCGACCAGCAGCTGAGCGACGCCACCACCGAGCTGAGCGAGGTGACGGTGAGCGGCCGCCGCGACCCGGTGATTAACGCCGGCCGCACCGGCGCCGCCACCACCGTGCAGCGCGAGCAAATCGAGCGCCTGCCCTCGCTGAGCCGTTCGTTTGCCGACTTCACCCGCCTCACGCCCCAGGCCAGCGGCACCGGCAACAACAGCTTCGGCGGCCGCAACGGCAACTTCAACAACATCACCATCGACGGTGCTATTTTCAACAACTCCTTCGGCCTGAGCGGCACGGTGGGCGGCCAAGCCAATGCCCAGCCCATCTCGCTGGACGCCGTGCAGGAAATTCAAGTGAACCTAGCCCCGTACGACGTGCGCCAGGGCTCGTTCACGGGTGCCGGCATCAACGCCATCACCCGTTCAGGCACCAACGACATCTCGGCTTCGATTTACGGCTTCCGCCGCTCGAGCAGCCTGGTGGGCAGCAAGGTGCGCGACCTCGACCAGGCGTTCCCCGACTTCTCGCTGACCCAGCTGGGTGCCCGCGTGGGCGGTCCCATCATCAAAGACAAGCTGTTCTACTTCCTGAGCGTGGAAGGCGAGCGCCGCGACGACCCGCCCGGCACCTACGTGGCCAACCGCCCCGGCCTGCCCATCCCCAGTCCGAACAGCACCACCTCATCGGCCGCTGCCGCCGACCTGGACGTGCTGTCGAATTTCCTGCAGAGCAAGTACAACTACAGCACCGGCCCCTACGAAGGCTATAAGCTGGCGCAGAACTCGGACAAGATTACGGCCAAGATTGACTGGAACATCAACTCGCGCAATACCTTCTCCATCAAATACAACTACCTGAAGTCGTACCGCGACGTGTCGCCCTCGGGCTCGGGTTCGCCCACGGTAACGGGCGGCCGTTCGATGTCGACCAACACCCTGCCCTTCCTGGCGTCTTACTACCGCATCAACAACAACCTCAATTCGTTCATCGCCGAATTGAACTCCAACTTCGGCAACGGCATCTCGAACCAGCTGCAGGCCGGCTTCACGGCCCAGCGCGACTTCCGCTCCTCGCTCGGCGGTTCGCAATTCCCGTTTGTTGACATTCTGTACAGCGCGGCTGGCCCCGGCGCCGTGAACAACGAGTTCACCTCGTTTGGCTACGAGCTGTTCTCGCCCATCAACATCCTGAACTCCGACATCTACCAGCTGTCGGACAACATCAGCAAGACCATCGGCAACCACTCGCTGACGCTCGGTACCTACAACGAGTACTACAAGTTCCAGAACGGTTTCGCACCGGACCTGTACGGCCGCTACCGCTTCAACTCGCTGACCGACTTCTACGCTTCCGCGGGCTATGTGATTAACGACCAGGGCGTGCCCGCCCCGCGCCTGGCCAATGGCTTGCCCAACCCTGACCTCAATGGCACGCCAGTACCCCTGGCTTCGGCCACCAACAACTATACGGTGCGCTACCCGCTCAACGTGGACAACGGCAACCCCGGCCTGAGCTTCCCGCTGGCCGAAACCAAAGCCGCTCAGCTGGGCTTCTACGCCCAGGATGAGTGGAACATCAAGACCAACCTGAAGGTGACCACCGGCCTGCGCATCGACGTGCCGATTATCCTCAGCGACCTGCAGCGCAACAACGACGCGGCCAGCATCCGCTTCCGCGACGGCTACCAGATTCTGACCGACCGCGTGCAGAAGACGTCGGTGATGTTCTCGCCCCGCATCGGCATGAACTGGGACGTGAACAACGACGGCAAAACCCAGCTGCGCGGCGGCACGGGCATCTTCACCGGCCGCGTGCCCTTCGTGTGGATTTCGAACCAGGCCAGCAACAACGGTTTGCTGGGCGGCGTGTTCACCGGCGCCGGTGTGGCCTTCAACCCCACGCCCGGCTTCCTGCCCCTGGTAAACGGCTCGCCCATCAACCAGACCACCCTGCCCGCCACCTACAACCTGGCCGTGACGGATAATAACTTCAAGTTCCCGCAGGTGTGGCGCACCAACATCGGTGTTGACCAGCGCCTGCCCGGCGACGTGGTGCTGACCCTGGACGCTATTTTCACGAAGGACCTCAACGCGGTGTACTTCGACAACGTGAACCTGCCCAACCCGATGGCCAACGCCAAGGGTGCCGATACCCGTCAGATTTACCGCGACCCGCTGGCGCTGAACCGCGCGGCCAACACGGCCAGCCCCACCTACCAGGTGAGCCCCAAGATTGTGTTCAACGACGGTGCCATTGTGATGCGCAACACCAACAAGGGCTACTCCTACAACCTCACGGCGCAGCTGCAGAAGTCGTTCAGCAACGGCATTTCGGCCAGCGCCGGCTACACCTACTCCGATGCCCGCGACGTGGCCATCGGCGGCTCGACGCCGTTCTCGCTGTGGTCGGCCCGCCCCATCTCGGGCGACCCCAACGCCAACACGCTGGGCTACTCGGATTTCCTCCGCTCGCACCGCGTCATTGGTTCGGTATCGTACCGCAAGGAGTACCTCGGCCACCTGGCCACCACCTTGTCGGCCTTCCTCGACCTGGGCCCCAACGGCCGCTTCTCGTACGTGTATAACGGCGACATGAACGGCGACGGCGTGAACACCAACGACCTGATGTACATCCCGCGCAGCCGCAGCGAGATTAACCTGACCAACCTCACGCTGTTCAACAACACGCCCCAGCAGACCATCTACACGGCCGAGCAGCAGTGGACCGACCTCGACAACTACATTAAGCAGGACGACTATCTGAGCAAGCACCGCGGCGAGATTGCCGAGCGCAACGGCGCCGTGCTGCCCTGGGTTGGTTTTGTGGATGCCCGCTTGCTGCAAGACGTGTTCACGAACATCGGCAAAAACCGCAACTCGCTGCAGTTCAGCCTCGACGTGTTCAACATCGGCAACCTCATCAACCGCAACTGGGGAGTGTCCCAGACGCAGCAGCGCAACTCGCCGCTGTCGTTCGTGGATTACGACCAGGCTTCGGGTCAGCCGCGCTTCAACTTCAACCCCATCGTGAACTCGCGCACGGTGTTCCCCGATGGCTCGACCACGACCAGCGTGCAAACGTTGAACACGACCACGCGCTACGTGACCACGGAATCCTCGCGCTACCGCATCCAGCTGGGCCTGCGCTACACCTTCAACTAA
- a CDS encoding C40 family peptidase produces MLLLTLLGLASCHRKLNYRDGQYRSAREMVRLKKGGRAAPTRPGNKVKAVGVSPSGAKTKVVVKRPARAGSATGTLASVIEAARSYQGTPYLYGGTTRLGLDCSGLLQLAFGEAGVSIPRSSNEQAVWGEPVKTTDLRPGDLIFFGAAPGSRTITHVGLVTVADEEGVDFIHASTSLGVVENSLESDYYLSRFIRAVRPHL; encoded by the coding sequence GTGCTGCTGCTGACTTTGCTGGGCCTGGCCAGCTGCCACCGCAAGCTCAACTACCGCGACGGTCAATACCGCTCGGCCCGCGAAATGGTGCGGCTGAAAAAGGGCGGCCGCGCGGCCCCCACCCGCCCCGGCAATAAAGTGAAAGCGGTGGGCGTCAGCCCCAGCGGCGCCAAAACCAAAGTAGTGGTGAAGCGCCCGGCCCGCGCCGGCAGCGCCACCGGCACGCTGGCCTCGGTCATCGAAGCGGCCCGCTCCTACCAGGGCACCCCCTACCTCTACGGCGGCACCACGCGCCTGGGCCTCGACTGCTCCGGGCTGCTGCAGCTGGCGTTTGGCGAAGCCGGGGTGAGCATCCCGCGCTCGTCCAACGAACAAGCCGTGTGGGGCGAACCGGTGAAGACAACCGACCTGCGGCCCGGCGATTTAATTTTTTTCGGAGCCGCACCCGGCAGCCGCACCATCACGCACGTGGGCCTGGTGACGGTGGCCGACGAAGAAGGCGTCGATTTCATCCACGCGTCCACCTCGTTAGGGGTGGTGGAAAACAGCCTGGAATCGGATTATTACCTCAGCCGCTTTATTCGGGCGGTTCGGCCGCATTTGTAA
- a CDS encoding FAD-binding oxidoreductase: MTFNALTPELLVAFEAIVGPAHVLTAQRAEAAATADAYADYGRDHTEDFHFAPDVVLRPGSAEEIGRIMRLCHENRLPVTPRGAGTGLSGGALPIHHGVVLSTERLNRIIEIDERNLQATVEPGVINEVFQNAVKEVGLFYPPDPASKGSCSLGGNLAHSSGGPKAVKYGTTKDYVLNLQVVLPTGDIIWTAANTLKNSTGYNLTQLLVGSEGTLGIITQVVFRLLPFPKQNILMLVPFRKEEEAADAVSAVFRAGIIPSGMEFMEREAIAWSSDYLKIPLTLPEDIKAHLLIELDGQDLDELYKEAEQVYGVLESYDVGEILLADTAGQKDDLWRIRRNIGNSVRYNSVYKEEDTVVPRAELPTLLKGVKEIGARYGFKSVCYGHAGDGNLHVNIIRGELSDEMWNVGLRQPITEIFELCVKLGGTISGEHGIGLVQKGYIGIALKEANLNLMRGIKQVFDPHGILNPGKIF; the protein is encoded by the coding sequence ATGACCTTCAACGCCCTCACCCCCGAATTATTGGTTGCCTTCGAAGCCATCGTCGGGCCCGCGCACGTGCTCACGGCCCAGCGCGCCGAAGCCGCCGCCACCGCCGATGCTTACGCCGACTACGGCCGCGACCACACCGAAGACTTCCACTTCGCGCCCGACGTGGTGCTGCGCCCCGGCTCGGCCGAGGAAATCGGCCGGATTATGCGTCTCTGCCACGAAAACCGCCTGCCCGTGACGCCCCGCGGCGCCGGTACCGGCCTCAGCGGCGGTGCCCTGCCCATCCACCACGGCGTGGTGCTGAGCACCGAGCGGCTGAACCGGATTATCGAAATCGACGAGCGCAACCTGCAAGCCACCGTGGAGCCGGGCGTCATCAACGAGGTGTTTCAGAACGCCGTGAAAGAGGTAGGCCTGTTTTACCCGCCCGACCCGGCCAGCAAGGGCAGCTGCTCGCTGGGCGGCAACCTGGCCCACAGCAGCGGCGGCCCCAAGGCCGTGAAATATGGCACCACCAAAGACTACGTGCTGAACCTGCAAGTGGTGCTGCCTACCGGCGACATCATCTGGACGGCCGCCAACACCCTCAAAAACTCTACCGGATATAACCTTACCCAGCTCCTGGTGGGCTCGGAGGGCACGCTGGGCATCATCACCCAAGTGGTGTTCCGCCTGCTGCCCTTCCCCAAGCAGAATATTCTGATGCTGGTGCCCTTCCGCAAAGAAGAGGAGGCTGCCGACGCGGTGTCGGCCGTGTTTCGGGCCGGCATCATTCCCTCGGGCATGGAATTTATGGAGCGCGAGGCCATTGCCTGGTCGTCTGATTACCTCAAAATTCCGCTCACACTGCCCGAAGACATCAAGGCCCACCTGCTCATCGAGCTCGACGGCCAGGATTTGGACGAGCTGTATAAGGAAGCCGAGCAAGTGTACGGCGTGCTGGAAAGCTACGACGTGGGCGAAATCCTGCTGGCCGATACGGCAGGGCAGAAGGATGACCTCTGGCGCATTCGCCGCAACATCGGCAATTCGGTGCGCTACAACTCGGTCTATAAGGAAGAAGACACCGTGGTGCCCCGCGCCGAGCTGCCCACGCTGCTCAAAGGCGTGAAGGAAATAGGGGCCCGCTACGGTTTCAAGAGCGTGTGCTATGGCCACGCCGGCGACGGCAACCTGCACGTCAACATCATCCGCGGCGAACTCTCCGACGAGATGTGGAACGTGGGCCTGCGCCAGCCCATCACAGAAATCTTCGAGCTCTGCGTCAAGCTCGGCGGCACCATTTCCGGTGAGCACGGCATCGGCCTGGTGCAGAAAGGCTACATCGGCATTGCGCTGAAAGAGGCCAACCTGAACCTGATGCGCGGCATCAAGCAGGTGTTCGACCCGCACGGGATTTTGAACCCGGGCAAGATTTTTTAG
- a CDS encoding amidase yields MNRRLFLHQGTRAALTATLLPAAAACQSATDKKMTREAAEVAGPPTAGAPADEPFALHETTVDDLQDRMAKGSETARSLCEKYLARIKALNEAGPMLRAVIETNPDALAIADGLDKERKAGKLRGPLHGIPVLIKDNIDSGDQMMTTAGASALIGNKARQDAFIVQKLRAAGAVLLGKTNLSEWANFRSSHSVSGWSSRGRQSRNPYALDRSTSGSSSGSGAAVAANLCAIAIGTETDGSVVSPSSCNGLVGLKPTVGLLSRSGIIPISSTQDTAGPMTRTVRDAALLLAAIQGPDPADPARLPIPAGTPTDYASFLEVDALKGQRLGVEKSHLNGPPKVAALLRGALAALKAQGAEVVEIELNKLVNPLGEAEFDVLLYEFKDGVNKYLAGAGANVKNLADVIAYNKAHAAETMPIFEQETLIRAEATDGLGNAKYKAAVQKTVTGARQAIDSLMKANQLAAIIGVTTGPAWCIDWANGDYSTGVDFSSPAAMAGYPHLTVPMGPVLGLPVGLSFVGGAYQEGRLLGLGYAYEQATHKREAPKFLTTVAV; encoded by the coding sequence ATGAATCGTCGTCTTTTCCTGCATCAGGGCACGCGCGCTGCCCTCACAGCCACGCTGCTGCCCGCAGCCGCAGCCTGCCAATCGGCTACCGATAAAAAAATGACCCGGGAGGCCGCTGAAGTGGCGGGCCCGCCAACGGCTGGCGCCCCGGCCGACGAACCCTTCGCCCTGCACGAAACCACCGTGGACGACTTGCAGGACCGCATGGCCAAAGGCAGCGAAACCGCCCGCAGCCTCTGCGAAAAGTACCTGGCCCGCATCAAGGCCCTGAACGAGGCCGGGCCGATGCTGCGCGCCGTCATCGAGACCAATCCCGACGCGCTGGCCATTGCCGACGGCCTAGACAAGGAGCGCAAGGCCGGCAAGCTGCGCGGGCCGCTGCACGGCATTCCGGTGCTTATCAAGGACAACATTGACAGCGGCGACCAGATGATGACCACAGCCGGCGCTTCGGCCCTTATTGGGAACAAAGCCAGGCAGGACGCTTTTATTGTTCAGAAGCTGCGGGCGGCCGGGGCCGTGTTGCTGGGCAAAACCAATCTGAGTGAGTGGGCCAATTTCCGCTCCTCGCATTCCGTGAGCGGCTGGAGCAGCCGCGGTCGCCAGAGCCGCAACCCGTATGCGCTCGACCGCAGCACCAGCGGCAGCAGCTCCGGCTCGGGCGCGGCGGTGGCGGCAAACCTGTGCGCCATCGCCATCGGGACGGAGACGGACGGCTCGGTGGTGTCACCTTCTTCCTGTAACGGACTCGTGGGGCTCAAGCCCACGGTGGGGCTGCTAAGCCGCAGCGGCATCATCCCCATTTCGAGCACGCAGGACACGGCCGGCCCCATGACGCGCACCGTGCGCGACGCGGCGCTGCTGCTGGCCGCCATCCAAGGTCCCGACCCCGCCGACCCGGCCCGGCTGCCCATTCCGGCCGGCACGCCTACTGATTATGCATCGTTTCTGGAAGTGGATGCTTTAAAAGGCCAGCGGCTGGGGGTTGAGAAATCGCACCTGAACGGGCCGCCTAAAGTAGCTGCGCTATTGCGCGGCGCGTTGGCCGCGCTTAAAGCCCAGGGCGCTGAGGTGGTTGAAATCGAGTTAAACAAGTTGGTAAATCCCCTGGGTGAGGCGGAATTTGATGTGCTGCTCTACGAGTTCAAAGACGGTGTGAACAAGTATCTGGCCGGCGCCGGGGCCAACGTGAAAAATCTGGCAGACGTTATTGCCTACAACAAAGCCCACGCCGCCGAGACCATGCCCATCTTTGAGCAGGAAACACTTATCCGGGCCGAGGCCACCGACGGGCTGGGCAATGCCAAGTACAAGGCTGCCGTGCAAAAAACTGTAACAGGCGCCCGCCAGGCCATTGATTCATTGATGAAAGCCAATCAGCTCGCGGCTATCATCGGCGTGACGACCGGACCGGCCTGGTGCATCGATTGGGCTAATGGGGACTATTCGACGGGCGTGGACTTCTCCTCCCCCGCCGCCATGGCCGGCTACCCGCACCTCACCGTGCCCATGGGGCCGGTGCTGGGGCTGCCAGTGGGTTTGTCGTTTGTGGGCGGGGCGTACCAAGAAGGCCGTCTGCTGGGGCTGGGCTATGCCTATGAGCAGGCCACGCACAAGCGGGAGGCGCCGAAGTTTCTGACCACGGTGGCTGTATAG
- a CDS encoding acyl-CoA-binding protein yields MDLNAQFQAAADKVNNLPGDQAAKHMTEFYGLYKQATEGDVNMQPGEVDPNAADKASGPAGLSQAQWDSWNQFKGVSEDEAKRRYVAKANEITGQDNTATEASQVPTDGQTGAPTGSTDSDTENTTTARQPDHGPGQQTAGGLRGDITAGAPYGGEDKLKGAQE; encoded by the coding sequence ATGGACCTTAATGCCCAATTTCAGGCCGCGGCCGATAAAGTAAACAACCTGCCCGGCGACCAAGCCGCCAAGCACATGACCGAGTTCTACGGCCTTTACAAGCAGGCCACCGAGGGCGACGTGAACATGCAGCCCGGCGAAGTGGACCCCAACGCCGCCGACAAGGCCAGCGGCCCCGCCGGCCTCTCGCAGGCCCAATGGGATTCGTGGAACCAGTTCAAGGGCGTATCGGAAGACGAAGCCAAGCGCCGCTACGTGGCCAAAGCCAACGAAATAACTGGCCAGGATAATACTGCCACCGAAGCCAGCCAAGTACCCACCGATGGTCAGACCGGCGCTCCTACCGGCTCCACCGATTCAGACACTGAGAATACCACCACGGCCCGCCAGCCCGACCACGGCCCCGGCCAGCAAACGGCCGGCGGCCTGCGCGGCGACATCACGGCTGGCGCGCCGTATGGCGGCGAGGACAAGCTGAAAGGCGCGCAGGAGTAG
- the asnB gene encoding asparagine synthase (glutamine-hydrolyzing), translated as MCGITGLFAFTETGRQSLANLQASTDAIIRRGPDSEGHFIYDQCGLGFRRLAILDLSADGNQPMTDESGRYTIVFNGEIFNYRELREKLLKRGCKFHSQTDTEVILQLYITEGRSFIKKLNGFFGFAIYDKEENSLLIARDRFGVKPLLIYRDEDKLFFASEMKSMMALGVPRKLDYVALSQYLQLNYIPGPASIFKGVKKLLPGHYLYIKDGKVVGKAWYKIPYDPKKVAKNKLSYEQQQKKLVELMDGAVQRRLVADVPLGAFLSGGIDSSVITALAARHTPHLNTFSIGYKDEPFFDETKYANLVAERHKTNHTVFSLTNDDLYEHIHDMLSYLDEPFADSSALAVYILSQRTRQKVTVALSGDGADEMFGGYNKHMGEFKVRQGGVAAEAVTALGFVWDALPKSRNGFFGNRVRQLQRFARGMTAGVKDRYWDWASFASATDARNLLSADSRRKVGKKAAAKRRKDILEHLHADGDLNEVLLTDMTLVLPYDMLTKVDLMSMANSLEVRTPFLDYKVVNFAFSIPVTSKVDATMKKRIVQDAFRSELPAELYDRPKHGFEVPLLKWMRGELRGLIENDLLRDDFIEAQGIFDVDAIRGLKTQLFSRNPGDVHARIWGLIVFQTWWKQYMA; from the coding sequence ATGTGTGGAATCACCGGACTATTTGCCTTTACCGAAACGGGTCGCCAGTCGCTGGCCAACCTGCAGGCGTCAACCGACGCCATCATCCGCCGCGGCCCCGACTCGGAGGGCCACTTCATCTACGACCAGTGCGGGCTGGGCTTCCGGCGCCTGGCCATCCTCGACCTCTCGGCCGACGGCAACCAGCCGATGACCGACGAGTCGGGCCGCTATACCATTGTGTTCAACGGTGAGATTTTCAACTACCGCGAGCTGCGTGAAAAGCTCCTCAAGCGCGGCTGCAAGTTTCATTCCCAGACCGACACGGAGGTCATTCTCCAGCTCTACATCACCGAAGGCCGCAGCTTCATCAAGAAGCTCAACGGTTTCTTCGGCTTCGCCATCTACGACAAGGAGGAAAACTCCCTGCTCATCGCCCGCGACCGTTTCGGCGTGAAGCCCCTGCTCATTTACCGCGACGAAGACAAGCTGTTCTTCGCCTCGGAGATGAAATCAATGATGGCGCTAGGCGTGCCCCGCAAGCTTGATTACGTGGCCCTGAGCCAGTACCTGCAGCTCAACTACATCCCCGGGCCGGCCAGCATTTTTAAGGGCGTGAAGAAATTACTGCCCGGCCACTATCTCTATATTAAAGACGGAAAAGTAGTCGGCAAGGCTTGGTACAAGATTCCCTACGACCCCAAGAAGGTCGCCAAAAACAAGCTCAGCTACGAGCAGCAGCAGAAAAAGCTGGTCGAGCTGATGGACGGCGCTGTGCAACGCCGCCTCGTGGCCGACGTGCCCCTGGGCGCCTTCCTCAGCGGCGGCATTGATTCCAGCGTCATCACCGCGCTGGCCGCCCGCCACACCCCGCACCTGAACACGTTCAGCATCGGTTACAAAGACGAGCCCTTCTTCGACGAAACCAAGTACGCCAACCTCGTGGCCGAGCGCCACAAGACCAACCACACGGTTTTCTCGCTGACCAACGACGACCTCTACGAGCACATCCACGACATGCTGTCGTACCTCGATGAGCCGTTTGCCGACTCCTCGGCCCTGGCCGTGTACATCCTCAGCCAGCGCACCCGCCAGAAGGTGACCGTGGCCCTGAGCGGCGACGGCGCCGACGAGATGTTTGGCGGCTACAACAAGCACATGGGCGAGTTCAAAGTGCGGCAGGGCGGCGTGGCGGCTGAAGCCGTAACGGCCCTCGGCTTCGTGTGGGACGCCTTGCCCAAGTCGCGCAACGGCTTCTTCGGCAACCGCGTGCGCCAGCTCCAGCGCTTTGCGCGCGGCATGACCGCCGGCGTGAAAGACCGGTACTGGGACTGGGCCAGCTTCGCCTCGGCCACCGACGCGCGCAACCTGCTCAGCGCCGACAGCCGCCGCAAGGTGGGCAAGAAAGCCGCCGCCAAGCGCCGCAAAGACATTCTGGAACACCTGCACGCCGACGGCGACCTCAACGAGGTGCTGCTCACCGACATGACGCTGGTGCTTCCCTACGACATGCTCACCAAGGTCGACCTGATGAGCATGGCCAACTCGCTGGAAGTGCGCACGCCCTTCCTCGATTACAAGGTGGTGAACTTCGCCTTTTCCATCCCCGTCACCAGCAAAGTAGACGCGACGATGAAAAAGCGTATCGTGCAGGACGCCTTTCGTTCCGAACTGCCGGCCGAGCTCTACGACCGGCCCAAGCACGGCTTCGAAGTGCCACTGCTGAAGTGGATGCGCGGCGAGCTGCGCGGCCTCATCGAAAACGACCTGCTGCGCGACGACTTCATCGAAGCCCAGGGTATTTTCGACGTGGACGCCATCCGTGGCCTGAAAACCCAACTGTTCTCGCGCAATCCGGGCGACGTGCACGCCCGCATCTGGGGCCTCATCGTGTTCCAGACCTGGTGGAAGCAGTACATGGCTTAA